A single Bufo bufo chromosome 6, aBufBuf1.1, whole genome shotgun sequence DNA region contains:
- the SP6 gene encoding transcription factor Sp6: MLTAVCSSLGNQQPEAPGSPATSELSLKSYTIPSDSDPGLSLQQESPQEPSYTPPERYTSLSSVRIPCQTFAGRESAESASFTKFLHPSFEMSHPYESWMRPPPPGAPGEEAGVPSWWDLHAGFSWMDTQPGTGGFTTTSPHPATLGVYGSELCIPPANMLPPTPHLMGTLEATMESHAVEQSSDSSPRPKSSRRAMPRSSAQTACRCPNCQEAERVGTSGDVTKRKNMHNCHIPGCGKAYAKTSHLKAHLRWHSGDRPFVCNWLFCGKRFTRSDELQRHLQSHTGAKKYPCPSCSRVFMRSDHLTKHMKTHDGETRGSTEASSKAKREPEESTSSHTN, translated from the coding sequence ATGTTGACTGCTGTATGTAGCTCTTTGGGAAACCAACAACCGGAGGCTCCTGGTTCCCCAGCCACCTCTGAGCTCTCCCTGAAGTCATATACCATCCCCTCAGACTCTGATCCAGGACTTTCTCTTCAGCAAGAGTCACCCCAAGAACCATCCTATACTCCTCCTGAGAGATACACATCTCTTTCTTCTGTACGAATTCCCTGTCAAACATTTGCAGGCCGAGAATCTGCTGAGAGCGCTTCATTTACCAAGTTTCTGCACCCATCCTTTGAGATGTCTCACCCATATGAATCCTGGATGAGACCTCCACCCCCAGGGGCTCCTGGTGAAGAGGCTGGTGTTCCTTCATGGTGGGATCTCCATGCTGGCTTCAGTTGGATGGATACGCAGCCTGGAACTGGAGGTTTTACTACAACTTCACCCCACCCGGCCACTTTAGGTGTATATGGCTCTGAGCTGTGTATTCCCCCGGCAAACATGCTCCCTCCTACACCGCATCTCATGGGAACATTGGAAGCCACAATGGAATCTCACGCTGTTGAACAAAGTTCAGATAGTTCCCCTCGTCCCAAAAGTTCCAGGCGAGCAATGCCACGTAGCTCTGCCCAAACTGCCTGTCGTTGTCCCAACTGCCAGGAAGCAGAACGTGTTGGTACCAGCGGAGATGTAACAAAGAGAAAAAATATGCACAACTGCCACATCCCAGGCTGTGGGAAAGCATATGCCAAAACCTCCCATCTAAAGGCTCACTTACGCTGGCACAGTGGTGATCGTCCTTTTGTCTGCAACTGGCTCTTCTGTGGCAAGAGATTCACCAGAAGTGATGAGCTGCAAAGACACCTTCAGAGCCATACTGGAGCAAAAAAATACCCTTGCCCTTCCTGTAGTCGTGTATTCATGAGAAGCGATCATCTCACCAAACACATGAAGACCCATGATGGAGAGACCCGGGGGTCCACAGAGGCTTCTAGTAAGGCTAAGAGGGAGCCTGAAGAGAGTACTAGTAGTCATACAAACTGA